A single window of Coffea eugenioides isolate CCC68of chromosome 7, Ceug_1.0, whole genome shotgun sequence DNA harbors:
- the LOC113778838 gene encoding uncharacterized protein LOC113778838, whose protein sequence is MQLAESISKHTVVCFVRSFEVEYQSQQQKKNAVVKLYTLEELPQMITSINHEDPPNVQTQLMTPAITEVKVRASEDMITPLPAPTIEDKTAINTSATAAAPAKSSAKRSLNFTSKAANSISSVVDEASMLIEEDDSKQQSSITFEPETSRYKQAETSSSKKKKSGLKID, encoded by the exons ATGCAGCTTGCAGAATCTATTAGCAAGCACACAGTTGTCTGCTTTGTTCGATCATTTGAGGTGGAATATCAGAGTCagcagcaaaagaaaaatgcagttgTCAAA CTGTACACTCTTGAGGAACTCCCACAGATGATAACATCCATCAATCATGAAGACCCTCCAAATGTACAAACCCAACTCATGACACCTGCAATAACTGAGGTAAAAGTCAGAGCATCAGAAGACATGATCACTCCACTGCCTGCACCAACAATTGAAGATAAAACTGCAATCAACACTTCTGCAACTGCTGCCGCGCCTGCAAAGAGTTCAGCCAAAAGAAGCCTTAATTTCACTTCAAAAGCTGCAAACAGTATATCCTCAGTTGTTGATGAAGCTTCAATGTTGATTGAAGAGGATGATAGTAAACAGCAGAGCTCCATAACGTTTGAACCTGAAACCTCTCGCTACAAACAGGCAGAAACAAGTTCaagcaaaaagaagaagagcGGTCTGAAAATTGACTGA
- the LOC113778655 gene encoding protein ROS1-like, whose amino-acid sequence MLTKTSVIRVSGTILVFADDESSNYPISVPGDWLWHLEKRFVYCRKSSIFKGMQQWEIESCFSRGFVCARAFDIKTRESKPLAAWLHPPGGKEEDAKEKDDQ is encoded by the exons ATGCTAACCAAGACCAGTGTGATCAGAGTCAGTGGAACGATTCTA GTCTTTGCCGACGACGAATCTAGTAATTACCCAATAAGTGTTCCTGGGGATTGGTTGTGGCATCTAGAAAAAAGATTTGTGTATTGCCGAAAATCCTCCATATTTAAAG GAATGCAACAATGGGAGATTGAATCTTGCTTTTCGAGAG GTTTTGTGTGTGCCAGGGCTTTTGACATAAAGACAAGGGAATCAAAGCCTCTCGCAGCATGGTTACACCCTCCTGGTGGGaaagaagaagatgcaaaggAAAAGGATGATCAGTAA